A genomic window from Labeo rohita strain BAU-BD-2019 chromosome 6, IGBB_LRoh.1.0, whole genome shotgun sequence includes:
- the LOC127167063 gene encoding G-protein coupled bile acid receptor 1: MAVVMRNNSGSNVEAQLIYAITLPVSCAIILINLLIILGITCSRQLHNSQNYFFLSLLVADLCTGVALPFIPWMGLNRPLSFSSCLLVHIFPNFLFLAFLFNLVLVHYERYRSIVSPLQRGQLWLHRRFALPLLAVWTLPLLFALLPAFGWNNKAIHDRNDCCPITNSTAHSNCVALSGERCCTYRSVFPNAFIYLEVYGLLAPAILSIAAMTCRVLWITREQLRDIQRLQRAVANRECRRRMEMRYACCVAAVSLAFLACWVPYIVYTHVGMEFLLRRGGRSNRTGHIVLSCVGIGGTAVVPLLLGLANREYTDPVKKLFRKLRHRCRNASVQMDTSLRFS; the protein is encoded by the coding sequence ATGGCTGTGGTGATGCGAAACAACTCTGGGAGCAACGTGGAGGCCCAGCTAATCTATGCGATCACGCTGCCCGTCTCCTGCGCCATAATCCTGATCAACCTGCTCATAATCCTGGGCATCACCTGCAGTCGTCAGCTTCACAACTCGCAGAACTACTTCTTCCTAAGCCTGCTGGTGGCTGACTTGTGCACAGGCGTGGCGCTTCCCTTCATCCCCTGGATGGGCTTAAACCGCCCTCTCAGCTTCTCGTCCTGCCTGCTGGTGCACATCTTTCCCAACTTTCTGTTCCTGGCCTTTCTCTTTAACCTGGTGCTGGTGCACTACGAACGCTATCGGAGTATCGTAAGTCCCCTTCAGCGCGGACAGCTCTGGCTGCATCGGCGATTTGCGCTGCCGCTGCTGGCGGTGTGGACGCTGCCGCTGCTGTTTGCCCTGTTGCCTGCTTTCGGTTGGAACAACAAGGCTATTCATGACCGGAATGACTGCTGTCCAATAACCAACAGCACGGCACATTCCAACTGCGTAGCGCTGTCTGGTGAGCGTTGCTGTACGTACCGCAGCGTCTTTCCGAATGCCTTCATCTATTTGGAAGTATACGGTCTGCTGGCACCCGCCATCCTTTCCATCGCTGCCATGACGTGCCGGGTGCTGTGGATCACACGAGAACAGCTGAGGGACATCCAGCGTCTGCAGCGTGCCGTAGCGAATCGGGAATGCAGGCGGAGAATGGAAATGCGTTACGCTTGCTGCGTGGCAGCGGTTTCCCTCGCCTTCCTGGCCTGCTGGGTGCCCTACATCGTTTACACCCATGTAGGCATGGAGTTTTTGCTCAGACGGGGAGGAAGGAGCAATCGCACTGGCCACATCGTGCTGTCCTGTGTTGGCATCGGGGGCACTGCTGTCGTGCCCCTGCTTTTGGGACTCGCCAACAGGGAGTACACAGATCCGGTCAAGAAACTGTTCCGCAAACTGCGGCACCGCTGCAGAAATGCAAGTGTGCAAATGGACACTAGCCTTCGATTTAGCTGA